A stretch of Corallococcus macrosporus DNA encodes these proteins:
- the lnt gene encoding apolipoprotein N-acyltransferase, with the protein MSVKGWAGALLGVAATTVLFAAFGQLQTGWVWLGAVAMAPWLAAVDRVSSARGALGLGVLLSVTFTAAVFGWFPGAISAYSRAPVWLCWGVFLLIAPVLELQFLTAAWVRWYARRQVGDATRLAWIPPVLTALAYVGTEWFAPKLFAETLGHGLYASETLRQGADVAGAPGLTLVLLLINECAVSVARGLASRRTLRLGPVVVAAVLAVSGWGYGRVRLGQVRAAVHSAPALVVGAVQANITNIEKLAAEQGTYEVVRNILDTHYAMSDALLRSAPLDLLVWPETVYPTTFGTPKSEDGGALDDEIRGWVAERGVPLVFGTYDLDGDREFNAAMFLGPSAAGELAQTAYRKTMLFPLTEWVPDAVDTPTLRAWLPWTGRWKRGPGPRLVDFRLNGGRVLKVAPLICYEALFPNYVAAEVRQGADLLLTLSNDSWFSGTSAPRLHLMHAAFRSIETRTAQVRVTNSGISAFIDPAGTWTSELEDNQRASTVMRVPTAERLSSLAGAWGDWLGPVALVLTVVLAVWIRRRGAERPGRVPV; encoded by the coding sequence ATGTCCGTGAAGGGGTGGGCCGGGGCGCTCCTGGGCGTCGCGGCGACCACCGTGCTGTTCGCGGCGTTTGGACAGCTGCAAACGGGTTGGGTGTGGCTGGGCGCGGTAGCCATGGCGCCGTGGCTGGCGGCGGTGGATCGGGTTTCGTCGGCTCGGGGGGCCCTGGGCCTGGGCGTCCTGCTGTCGGTGACGTTCACCGCGGCGGTGTTCGGCTGGTTCCCGGGTGCCATCTCCGCGTATTCGCGTGCGCCGGTGTGGCTGTGCTGGGGCGTGTTCCTGCTCATCGCTCCCGTGCTGGAGCTCCAGTTCCTCACCGCTGCCTGGGTGCGGTGGTATGCGCGTCGGCAGGTCGGGGACGCCACGCGGCTGGCTTGGATTCCTCCCGTGCTCACCGCGCTCGCTTATGTGGGCACTGAGTGGTTCGCGCCCAAGCTGTTCGCCGAGACGCTGGGCCACGGCCTCTATGCTTCCGAGACGCTGCGCCAGGGCGCGGATGTGGCGGGCGCTCCGGGCCTGACGCTGGTCCTGCTGCTCATCAACGAGTGTGCCGTCTCGGTGGCTCGGGGGCTGGCTTCCCGGCGGACCTTGCGGCTGGGGCCGGTGGTCGTGGCAGCCGTGCTGGCTGTGTCGGGCTGGGGATATGGACGGGTGCGGTTGGGGCAGGTGCGTGCGGCGGTGCACTCGGCTCCGGCGCTGGTGGTGGGGGCGGTGCAGGCGAACATCACCAACATCGAGAAGCTGGCCGCGGAGCAGGGGACCTACGAAGTCGTCCGCAACATCCTGGATACGCATTACGCGATGTCGGATGCGTTGCTGCGCTCGGCGCCGCTGGACCTGCTGGTGTGGCCGGAGACGGTGTATCCGACGACGTTCGGGACTCCGAAGAGCGAGGACGGCGGTGCCCTGGATGATGAGATCCGTGGGTGGGTCGCCGAGCGTGGCGTGCCGCTGGTGTTCGGCACATACGACCTGGATGGCGATCGCGAGTTCAACGCCGCCATGTTCCTGGGGCCCTCCGCCGCGGGCGAATTGGCGCAGACCGCCTACCGCAAGACGATGCTGTTTCCGCTCACGGAGTGGGTCCCGGATGCGGTGGATACGCCCACGCTGCGCGCCTGGCTTCCGTGGACCGGCCGGTGGAAGCGTGGTCCGGGGCCTCGGTTGGTGGACTTCCGGTTGAACGGCGGCCGGGTGCTCAAGGTCGCTCCGCTCATCTGCTACGAGGCGCTCTTTCCCAACTACGTCGCGGCGGAGGTTCGCCAGGGCGCGGATCTGCTCCTCACGCTGTCGAATGACTCGTGGTTCTCCGGAACGTCTGCGCCCCGGTTGCACCTGATGCATGCGGCCTTTCGCAGCATCGAGACGCGCACGGCCCAGGTGCGGGTGACCAACTCGGGCATCTCCGCGTTCATTGATCCGGCCGGCACTTGGACGTCCGAGCTGGAGGACAACCAGCGCGCCAGCACCGTGATGCGGGTGCCGACGGCGGAGCGTCTGAGCTCGCTCGCGGGTGCATGGGGGGACTGGCTGGGACCCGTGGCGCTCGTGCTGACCGTGGTGCTGGCGGTGTGGATCCGTCGGCGCGGCGCGGAGCGGCCGGGGCGTGTCCCGGTGTGA
- a CDS encoding class I SAM-dependent methyltransferase, which produces MVRPAMLAPFYSACPVCKETGSRPVVAFRELSYGRCTGCGLIYKREQQPGLGDGYEEKYFKHNRAKYLSRWDHRVRKCLRQVLVCLEYAPHAKDLLDVGCSAGYVLEAARRAGLKATGLDYSQFSVNLCRERGYTAEYGSLTQMPFPDASFDIITLKHTLEHVDQPMDGLREIQRVLRPGGVAFVIVPDAAYYKIIVMPRKGRSFRPDRRGWQHHVYFYEHNLADACARAGMHPVKAGKDILRRRLAKGVRAPYEYVRFAFLWAWVQVCRLTHMRREIQVIAQKPKTDAQLTAQKAEAA; this is translated from the coding sequence ATGGTGCGACCCGCGATGCTTGCTCCCTTCTACTCCGCCTGTCCCGTCTGCAAGGAGACCGGATCCCGTCCGGTCGTTGCGTTCCGCGAGCTGAGCTACGGCCGTTGCACGGGCTGCGGGCTCATCTACAAGCGCGAGCAGCAGCCGGGCCTCGGCGACGGCTACGAGGAGAAGTACTTCAAGCACAACCGCGCGAAGTACCTGAGCCGCTGGGACCACCGGGTGCGCAAGTGCCTGCGGCAGGTGCTGGTGTGCCTGGAGTACGCGCCGCACGCGAAGGACCTGCTGGATGTCGGCTGTTCCGCGGGCTACGTGCTGGAAGCAGCGCGGCGAGCAGGGCTGAAGGCCACGGGGCTGGACTACTCGCAGTTCTCGGTGAACCTCTGCCGCGAGCGGGGCTACACGGCCGAGTACGGCTCACTGACGCAGATGCCGTTCCCGGACGCGTCCTTCGACATCATCACGCTCAAGCACACGCTGGAGCACGTGGACCAGCCCATGGACGGGCTGCGCGAAATCCAACGCGTGTTGAGGCCGGGAGGCGTGGCCTTCGTCATCGTCCCGGACGCGGCGTACTACAAGATCATCGTGATGCCCCGGAAGGGCCGCTCGTTCCGGCCGGACCGCAGAGGCTGGCAGCACCACGTCTACTTCTACGAGCACAACCTCGCGGACGCCTGCGCCAGGGCCGGCATGCACCCGGTGAAGGCGGGCAAGGACATCCTCCGCCGGAGACTGGCGAAGGGAGTCCGAGCCCCCTACGAGTATGTGCGCTTCGCCTTCCTCTGGGCCTGGGTGCAGGTGTGCCGGCTCACGCACATGCGAAGAGAGATCCAGGTCATCGCCCAGAAGCCAAAGACAGACGCTCAACTCACCGCCCAGAAGGCCGAAGCAGCCTGA
- a CDS encoding multidrug effflux MFS transporter, translating into MTTATPKLSRSTEGPGLILLLGTLIGFGPLSIDMYLPAFPSIGESLHATAGEVERTLATFFAGLAVGQLLSGPVSDRFGRTKPLYVGLLLYVLGSIGCATAPSAEVLAACRFVQALGGSVGMVTSRAVVRDLHSGSAAARMMSRLVLVMGLAPILAPLLGGWVLRAAGWRAIFGSHAVIGLLALGAAFVILPETAPPRNGEPRSSPFRAMWGITKAPDFLGPALAAGLSQAGMFAYIGGSPFVFITLHGVKPEHFGWFFGANAAGLVAVSQLNHWLLARSSPERVLKQSVRIAALAGVVLVAVASTGFGGLWGIALSLFVFVSSLGAITPNATALAMEQHAKQAGIASAVLGALQFMLAAGASAAVSASHDGTARPMALGVAIAALLALGALGLAKRAAAKA; encoded by the coding sequence ATGACGACCGCCACGCCCAAGCTGTCCCGCTCCACGGAGGGCCCCGGGCTGATCCTCCTGCTGGGGACGCTCATCGGCTTCGGGCCGCTGTCCATCGACATGTACCTGCCGGCGTTCCCCTCCATCGGCGAGTCGCTGCACGCGACCGCCGGCGAGGTGGAGCGAACCCTGGCCACGTTCTTCGCGGGGCTCGCGGTGGGGCAGCTCCTCTCCGGTCCGGTGAGCGACCGGTTCGGCCGCACGAAGCCGCTCTACGTGGGCCTGCTGCTGTACGTGCTGGGCTCCATCGGCTGCGCGACCGCGCCCTCGGCGGAGGTGCTGGCGGCGTGCCGGTTCGTGCAGGCGCTGGGCGGTTCGGTGGGCATGGTGACCTCCCGAGCCGTCGTGAGGGACCTGCACTCGGGATCAGCGGCGGCACGCATGATGTCGCGCCTGGTGCTGGTGATGGGCCTGGCGCCGATTCTCGCCCCGCTGCTGGGCGGCTGGGTGCTCAGGGCCGCGGGCTGGCGAGCCATCTTCGGAAGCCACGCGGTCATCGGCCTCCTCGCGCTGGGAGCGGCCTTCGTCATCCTGCCGGAAACCGCGCCACCGAGGAACGGAGAGCCCCGGTCCAGCCCGTTCCGGGCCATGTGGGGCATCACGAAGGCGCCGGACTTCCTGGGGCCCGCGCTGGCGGCGGGGCTCTCGCAGGCAGGGATGTTCGCGTACATCGGCGGCTCACCGTTCGTGTTCATCACGTTGCACGGTGTGAAGCCGGAGCACTTCGGCTGGTTCTTCGGAGCGAACGCCGCGGGGCTGGTGGCGGTGTCGCAGCTCAACCACTGGCTCCTGGCGCGCTCGTCACCGGAGCGCGTGTTGAAGCAATCGGTGCGCATCGCCGCGCTCGCGGGGGTGGTGCTGGTGGCGGTGGCCTCGACGGGCTTTGGTGGGCTGTGGGGCATCGCGCTGTCGCTGTTCGTGTTCGTCTCCAGCCTGGGAGCCATCACGCCGAACGCGACGGCGCTGGCGATGGAGCAGCACGCGAAGCAGGCAGGCATCGCGTCAGCGGTGCTGGGAGCGCTCCAGTTCATGCTGGCGGCTGGAGCCTCCGCGGCGGTGAGCGCGAGCCACGACGGCACCGCGAGGCCCATGGCTCTGGGAGTGGCCATCGCCGCCCTGCTCGCCCTGGGAGCGCTCGGCCTGGCGAAGCGGGCAGCGGCGAAGGCTTGA
- a CDS encoding TetR/AcrR family transcriptional regulator produces the protein MSRPPRVLDQEIDEAARAVFLAQGPSAPLQDIAKRLGISQAALLHRVGTKEALMSRALRPVRPTALALLEPGPRDDASVEDQLLEALLHHRDFLRQLVPWLFVLHYSVLGGARAMQLETPPPVALREGLTKWLTRAKRAGRVDLAEPRAVAEALCGALEARCFNAHVGGVTYAPGDDEAVLRQLLRVLLTPGQAPARARKKPRKRTAR, from the coding sequence ATGTCCCGTCCCCCACGCGTCCTCGACCAGGAGATCGACGAAGCCGCCCGAGCCGTGTTCCTGGCCCAGGGTCCGTCCGCTCCGCTGCAGGACATCGCGAAGCGGCTGGGCATCTCACAGGCGGCGCTGCTGCACCGGGTAGGGACCAAGGAGGCGCTGATGTCGCGAGCCCTCCGCCCTGTGCGGCCCACCGCGCTGGCGCTGCTGGAGCCCGGACCAAGGGACGACGCCTCCGTGGAGGACCAGCTCCTGGAAGCGCTGCTGCACCACCGGGACTTCCTGCGCCAGCTGGTGCCCTGGTTGTTCGTGTTGCACTACTCGGTGCTGGGCGGCGCCAGGGCCATGCAGTTGGAGACGCCGCCCCCGGTCGCGCTGCGAGAGGGCCTGACGAAGTGGCTCACGCGCGCGAAGCGGGCCGGAAGGGTGGACCTGGCCGAGCCGAGGGCCGTGGCGGAAGCGCTCTGCGGAGCGCTGGAGGCCCGCTGTTTCAACGCCCACGTGGGAGGCGTCACCTACGCCCCCGGCGACGACGAAGCCGTCCTGCGCCAGCTCCTGCGCGTGTTGCTGACGCCAGGGCAGGCACCGGCACGCGCCCGGAAGAAGCCACGGAAGAGGACCGCGAGATGA